From the Candidatus Amarolinea dominans genome, one window contains:
- a CDS encoding methyltransferase domain-containing protein, which yields MGSGKWEVGSRGAWTAADWESAWAPCDEATYVDALALLRPDDVVLDIGAGDLRLARRMAQQCRQVIALERQAAVLVRAGSTPPPANLTAICADALTWPLPAGITTAVLLMRHCTHLAAYADRLRRAGCRHLITNARWRLGVELIELAAGVPWNSVAGGWYACRCGAVGFKPLPAAGLTAALLQQTAEVLDCPACRASD from the coding sequence GTAGGAAGTAGGGGCGCGTGGACGGCGGCGGACTGGGAAAGCGCCTGGGCGCCCTGTGACGAAGCCACGTATGTGGACGCCCTGGCGCTCCTGCGGCCGGACGATGTGGTGCTGGACATCGGCGCCGGTGATCTGCGCCTGGCGCGGCGCATGGCGCAGCAGTGCCGCCAGGTGATTGCGCTGGAACGGCAGGCCGCTGTGCTGGTCCGGGCCGGCTCGACGCCCCCACCGGCCAACCTGACTGCGATCTGCGCGGATGCGCTCACCTGGCCGCTGCCGGCGGGCATCACCACAGCCGTTCTGTTGATGCGGCACTGCACGCACCTGGCCGCCTACGCCGATCGTCTGCGCCGCGCGGGCTGCCGGCATCTCATCACGAACGCACGCTGGCGCCTCGGCGTGGAGTTGATCGAACTGGCCGCCGGCGTGCCCTGGAACTCAGTGGCCGGCGGCTGGTATGCCTGCCGTTGCGGCGCCGTCGGGTTCAAGCCGCTGCCCGCGGCCGGCCTGACCGCGGCGCTGCTCCAGCAGACGGCGGAAGTTCTCGACTGCCCCGCCTGCAGGGCCAGTGATTGA
- a CDS encoding type 1 glutamine amidotransferase, with the protein MRLEGKRIAILLEEGFEDLEFWVPLMRMQEEGARVTVVGITAGKTVKSKTGALTAMTDVAAADVQASAFDGLIVPGGWAPDKLRRYPAVTTLVRQVYEQGKIVGMICHAGLVGISAGIVRGHRSTGSLGIKDDLLNAGATWVDEAAFRDGNLVWGRVVPDIPYFCRELVAALA; encoded by the coding sequence CTGCGACTTGAAGGCAAGCGGATTGCCATCCTGCTTGAAGAAGGATTCGAGGACCTGGAGTTTTGGGTGCCCCTGATGCGCATGCAGGAAGAGGGCGCCCGCGTGACCGTCGTCGGCATCACAGCCGGCAAGACGGTCAAGAGTAAGACGGGCGCGCTGACCGCAATGACCGATGTGGCGGCGGCCGACGTGCAGGCGTCCGCTTTCGATGGCCTGATCGTGCCCGGCGGCTGGGCGCCCGACAAGCTGCGCCGCTATCCCGCCGTCACGACCCTGGTGCGCCAGGTGTACGAGCAGGGCAAGATCGTCGGCATGATCTGCCACGCCGGCCTGGTCGGCATCTCGGCCGGCATCGTGCGCGGGCATCGCAGCACCGGCAGCCTGGGTATCAAGGATGATCTCCTGAACGCCGGCGCGACCTGGGTGGATGAAGCGGCCTTCCGCGATGGCAACCTGGTGTGGGGGCGCGTCGTGCCCGACATCCCCTACTTTTGCCGGGAACTGGTGGCCGCACTCGCTTAG
- the ptsP gene encoding phosphoenolpyruvate--protein phosphotransferase, producing the protein MVGLVIVSHSYFLAQGVLELARQMAAPGVKIAAAGGLDGPDHALGTDPFMVQQAIEAVDGPDGVLVLMDLGSAILSTEMALEFVTEETRQRVLLCEAPLVEGALAAAVQAGLGSSLAVTAAEARSALLPKATHLGVQIAGPVVSSPVSTTERVIQLRLTVRNRLGLHARPAALFVRTVGRFASSMTVRNVTRGGPAVNARSINLVATQAIRQGDEIEIGASGADAEAALAALAQLADTGFGDGITPVDSAAPSADAAVSAAPALTAASADLDEPLRSLQGIAAAPGIAIGPVRRFEPTVPPVVLRQRGVSNPAAEWERLQGARQVARQNIEEMHARLWQQGAAAEAAIFDAHLLFLDDPALLEPAQAAIFGQADSAEAAWHDIIETTAAAYAALDDAYLQARAADVRDVGRQVLLALAGQRATFSLDAPAILVADDLAPSDTANLDRSQVLALCTARGGSTSHSAILARTLGIPAVVGLGARVLTVPTDTLMVVNGDSGEVIIAPAAGAVATWEARRSAWLDARQQAAATSQQAAVTTDGVHVEVVANVGSVTDTLAAVAAGAEGVGLLRTEFLYLDRVVAPSEAEQTDIYQAIFAVMGQRPIVVRTLDVGGDKELAYIALGHEDNPFLGTRAVRLYRERPDLIEPQLRALLRAAVGRRVRIMFPMIATYDEVVMVRGWLDKAQRDLAAAGVPAPTDLQVGIMIEIPAAAVLADKLAPAVDFFSIGTNDLTQYTMAAERGNPRVAYLTDALHPAVLRLIAQVITAAHDHGRWVGVCGELAGDLTAIPILLGLGLDEFSMNPAAIPPAKQLLRTLNRQALRDLASHVLTLNSAQAVRAAVRAALPAG; encoded by the coding sequence ATGGTTGGCCTCGTCATCGTATCCCATAGCTATTTCCTTGCCCAGGGCGTTCTGGAATTGGCGCGCCAGATGGCGGCCCCTGGCGTAAAAATTGCGGCGGCCGGCGGCCTGGATGGCCCCGACCATGCGCTGGGCACCGACCCCTTCATGGTGCAGCAGGCCATCGAAGCGGTGGATGGCCCCGACGGCGTCCTGGTCCTGATGGACCTGGGCAGCGCCATTTTGAGCACCGAAATGGCGCTTGAGTTTGTAACCGAAGAGACGCGGCAGCGGGTTCTCCTGTGCGAAGCCCCCCTGGTGGAGGGCGCGCTGGCTGCAGCCGTGCAGGCCGGCCTGGGCAGTTCCCTGGCCGTCACCGCGGCCGAAGCGCGCAGCGCCCTGCTGCCCAAAGCCACGCATCTGGGCGTTCAGATCGCAGGGCCTGTCGTGTCGTCCCCTGTCAGCACCACGGAGCGCGTGATCCAACTGCGCCTGACGGTGCGCAATCGCCTGGGACTGCATGCCCGACCGGCCGCGTTGTTCGTACGGACTGTGGGGCGTTTTGCCAGCAGCATGACGGTGCGCAATGTGACCCGCGGCGGGCCTGCGGTCAATGCGCGCAGCATCAACCTGGTGGCGACGCAAGCCATCCGCCAGGGCGATGAGATCGAAATCGGCGCCAGTGGAGCGGATGCTGAGGCTGCGCTGGCCGCGCTGGCGCAGTTGGCAGACACAGGCTTTGGCGACGGCATCACGCCTGTGGACAGCGCAGCGCCCTCGGCCGACGCCGCTGTGAGCGCAGCGCCCGCGCTCACAGCGGCGTCGGCCGACCTGGACGAGCCGCTGCGGTCCCTGCAAGGCATCGCGGCCGCGCCAGGCATTGCCATTGGCCCTGTCCGGCGCTTCGAGCCGACCGTGCCGCCGGTGGTGCTGCGTCAGCGGGGGGTGAGCAACCCGGCCGCCGAGTGGGAGCGCCTGCAAGGCGCCAGGCAGGTGGCGCGGCAAAACATCGAGGAGATGCACGCGCGCCTGTGGCAACAGGGCGCGGCGGCCGAAGCCGCCATTTTTGACGCGCATCTGCTGTTCCTGGATGACCCGGCGCTGTTGGAGCCAGCGCAAGCGGCCATCTTCGGGCAGGCTGATAGCGCCGAGGCGGCCTGGCACGACATCATCGAAACAACGGCTGCTGCCTACGCGGCGCTGGACGATGCCTATCTGCAGGCACGCGCGGCCGATGTGCGCGATGTGGGTCGCCAGGTGCTGTTGGCGCTGGCCGGCCAGCGCGCCACCTTCAGCCTGGATGCGCCGGCCATCCTGGTGGCCGACGACCTGGCGCCGAGTGACACCGCCAACCTGGATCGCAGTCAGGTGTTGGCCCTGTGTACGGCGCGGGGCGGTTCCACCTCGCACAGCGCCATCCTGGCGCGCACGTTGGGCATTCCGGCCGTGGTTGGTTTGGGCGCGCGCGTGTTGACCGTGCCCACCGATACGTTGATGGTGGTGAATGGCGACAGCGGCGAGGTCATCATCGCACCGGCGGCGGGCGCGGTGGCGACCTGGGAAGCGCGGCGCAGCGCCTGGCTGGATGCCCGTCAGCAGGCCGCAGCAACCAGCCAGCAGGCCGCGGTGACCACCGATGGCGTGCATGTCGAAGTGGTCGCCAACGTTGGCAGTGTGACCGATACCCTGGCCGCGGTGGCGGCGGGCGCCGAAGGGGTGGGGCTGCTGCGCACCGAATTCCTGTATCTCGATCGCGTGGTGGCGCCGTCGGAAGCCGAGCAGACCGACATCTACCAGGCCATCTTCGCGGTGATGGGGCAGCGGCCCATTGTCGTGCGCACCCTGGATGTGGGCGGCGACAAGGAACTGGCCTATATCGCCCTGGGGCATGAGGACAACCCGTTCTTGGGAACACGGGCTGTGCGCCTGTACCGGGAGCGCCCCGATCTGATCGAGCCGCAACTGCGTGCCCTGCTGCGCGCGGCCGTGGGGCGGCGTGTGCGCATCATGTTCCCGATGATTGCCACCTATGACGAGGTGGTGATGGTGCGCGGCTGGCTGGACAAGGCGCAGCGTGACCTGGCCGCGGCCGGCGTACCCGCGCCCACCGATCTGCAGGTTGGCATCATGATCGAGATTCCGGCGGCGGCTGTGCTGGCCGACAAACTGGCGCCCGCGGTTGATTTCTTCAGCATCGGCACGAACGACCTGACGCAGTACACCATGGCGGCCGAACGGGGTAATCCGCGTGTGGCGTATCTGACCGATGCGCTGCACCCGGCCGTGCTGCGCCTGATTGCCCAGGTGATTACGGCTGCGCATGACCACGGACGCTGGGTGGGGGTCTGCGGCGAGCTGGCCGGCGACCTGACCGCCATCCCCATCCTGCTTGGGCTTGGGCTGGACGAGTTCAGCATGAACCCGGCTGCGATTCCACCCGCCAAGCAACTTCTGCGCACACTCAACCGCCAGGCGCTGCGCGATCTGGCGTCGCATGTGCTGACGCTGAACTCGGCGCAGGCGGTGCGCGCGGCGGTGCGCGCGGCCCTGCCCGCAGGTTAA
- a CDS encoding polyprenyl synthetase family protein: MTNDHIMGLLLAIPEIAAWPQMATILTRTADKVRMDWLLPVLGCQAVGGGEDDALPGVAAIACTQISIILADDLLDEDPRGEHQRIGVGQAANLALAFQAAAFRVIDLAPISASLRAAVQGSLAALALKTAYGQWLDVQNFQGEDDYWKVVEAKSTPFYGAALQVGAQLGGASPDVVTALYAIGVQLGEIVQLFDDLEDALQVPAGPDWTQGRNNLLILYARSAPHEGRAYFVDLLSRVAEPASLRQAQQLLIDSGAVSYAMYQAVMRYQAARQRLADLHLPHPEPIQQALTAQMAPLSTLLQQLGLEVPPELMI; this comes from the coding sequence ATGACGAACGATCACATCATGGGTTTGTTGTTGGCCATTCCGGAGATTGCGGCCTGGCCGCAGATGGCAACCATTTTGACGCGCACGGCCGACAAGGTGCGCATGGATTGGCTGCTGCCTGTGTTGGGTTGTCAGGCGGTCGGCGGCGGGGAAGATGACGCGCTGCCGGGCGTGGCGGCCATTGCCTGTACGCAGATCAGCATCATTCTGGCCGATGATCTCCTGGACGAAGACCCTCGCGGCGAGCATCAGCGGATCGGCGTCGGCCAGGCGGCTAACCTGGCGTTGGCCTTCCAAGCCGCGGCCTTCCGTGTGATTGACCTGGCGCCCATCAGCGCGTCGCTCCGTGCGGCGGTGCAGGGCAGCCTGGCGGCCCTGGCCCTGAAGACGGCATACGGCCAGTGGCTCGATGTGCAGAATTTCCAGGGCGAAGATGACTATTGGAAGGTCGTCGAGGCGAAGAGCACACCGTTCTACGGCGCTGCCCTGCAGGTGGGCGCCCAACTCGGCGGCGCCAGTCCTGACGTGGTCACCGCCCTCTATGCCATTGGCGTGCAACTGGGCGAGATCGTGCAGTTGTTCGATGACCTGGAAGATGCCTTGCAGGTTCCGGCTGGGCCTGACTGGACACAGGGGCGCAACAACCTGCTGATCCTCTATGCCCGGTCGGCCCCGCATGAAGGGCGCGCGTATTTTGTGGATCTCCTGTCACGCGTGGCTGAGCCGGCAAGTTTGCGGCAGGCGCAACAACTCCTCATTGACAGCGGCGCTGTCAGCTACGCCATGTACCAGGCGGTGATGCGTTATCAGGCCGCGCGGCAGCGCCTGGCTGACCTGCATCTGCCCCACCCCGAGCCGATTCAACAGGCGCTGACGGCGCAGATGGCTCCTCTGAGTACGCTGTTGCAGCAGCTTGGGCTTGAAGTCCCTCCCGAATTGATGATCTAG
- a CDS encoding GAF domain-containing protein, whose translation MDRGSDSAPHVAPRSLPQRARQAAAGLRLDGSLAFVALAMLGICLLYTFAYPLLGHYPGLSLTYDWVVLDTDDCDPARDWCRQNQLQVLPGDRLLRIGDLTYAAYTNDRALVPFGAYRAGDPVPVILERDGQTVQINWQMPGTSGQVWNIVLFNLLFMLPFWLAGTVVMLFLRPRDARWGLLVLFNYLIATWLVAGFTSNTHLAGSAYVVRMAGWLMIPVFVHLHLHVPNPLPRLRTQISLTPFYLIPVILAVCELWAWPPPRAYIVGDALAVLASLALIIYRLLNPMSPSDRVAARLMLAGVALAFGPGLILWVIPILIDVNSPAVNVVAFATLVLPVLPLFYTYAAYKHRLGTLEFRANRLLSTYSFISLYGTAFLFIFSILGRWLRLSTNALLAYLVFSAIFVIAALPLRQRFVRLVDRLAYGTAHDPDDLIRAFANRIPQALTPEDLVQLLVREVMPSLLIRQSALVAIPRDGPPAQSNVNVELVYAENVAVPGQWSLSTLDDVLADAGRYRFREATESVQVLGWVRLAVTLAIGERRRGIWLLGERHPDDFYPQKDIDLLTTLGNQVGMALHTASLLSESRRFAQDLKALHSVSSVVASSLQPQEVYKRTVETLAQVFGYSFVSIYRAEGERLHLQYQVGYDPQHLIQELPLTTGVMARAVRSGQPQFVQDVSLDHDFQRESPTLVSEIAVPVRSADQVVGVINVESAAPGQLTTNDLDLLLILANQLAIAITNAGLFDTVARQVQQLELLREISLHMASSLDLKQVLDTIAAAAMALMRPGNIHIFLYDQAQDRFTFGHALWQDGRRTPVTTTLRPHGLSYQVVRGAAPVVVDHADHHPLYADWADRATVPQSIAGVPLMRAGRALGVFTTAFFDRQTIASQDQQLLTMLADQAAVAVDNAQLHATALRRVREFESLRQVELALASNLNLHQLLQTIVAQVIALVDAQGGGLYIYLPELDQLELRVSQQPASWPGDFSGTRLQRHEGLAGAVLASNQIIMTNDYHANFSSTPFADVPVSSVLGVPLTWGSEFLGVLTIFNTDTGRAFNLDDQRVVSLLSGQVAVAIVNARLYEDARLRAEKLAVAYAELKQLDRLKDEFVQTVSHELRTPLTFVCGYVDLLLEDVMGTLNPQQREALSIVSDRAAATVRLVNDIISMQQAEMEPRQPQPVDLADLVQTCGESARMTALSHGIEMEVMVAPNLPPVLGDADRLGEVLDNLLANAIKFSPNGGIIRVTAAPALARLGDDDAQAGIKVTIQDQGIGIAADQQTRIWERFYQVDSTKTRRFGGTGLGLAIAKRIVVAHGGVVGVESQLGAGSSFWFIVPAYQPAG comes from the coding sequence GTGGATCGAGGCTCTGATTCTGCACCACACGTGGCGCCCAGGAGTCTCCCGCAGCGGGCCAGGCAAGCGGCCGCCGGCCTACGGCTGGATGGCTCGTTGGCGTTTGTGGCCCTGGCCATGCTGGGCATTTGCTTACTCTACACCTTTGCCTATCCTTTGCTGGGTCACTATCCCGGCCTGAGCTTGACCTACGATTGGGTTGTGCTGGATACCGACGACTGCGATCCCGCCCGCGACTGGTGCCGCCAAAACCAACTCCAGGTGCTGCCCGGCGATCGTTTGCTCCGAATTGGCGACTTGACCTATGCCGCGTACACGAACGACCGTGCGCTGGTACCGTTTGGAGCCTACCGAGCCGGCGACCCGGTGCCGGTCATTCTGGAGCGGGACGGTCAGACGGTGCAGATCAACTGGCAGATGCCTGGAACTTCCGGCCAGGTCTGGAACATCGTGCTGTTCAATCTGCTGTTCATGCTGCCTTTCTGGCTGGCTGGCACTGTCGTCATGCTCTTCCTGCGTCCGCGTGACGCGCGCTGGGGCCTGTTGGTACTCTTCAACTACCTGATTGCTACCTGGCTGGTAGCCGGCTTTACCTCGAACACGCATCTCGCCGGCTCGGCCTATGTCGTGCGCATGGCGGGATGGCTCATGATACCCGTTTTTGTCCATCTGCATCTCCACGTGCCCAACCCATTACCGCGCCTGCGTACACAGATTTCCCTGACGCCGTTTTATCTTATCCCTGTGATCCTGGCCGTGTGCGAGCTGTGGGCCTGGCCGCCTCCGCGCGCGTACATCGTGGGCGATGCCCTGGCGGTGCTGGCCAGCCTGGCTCTCATCATCTATCGCCTGCTCAATCCCATGTCGCCTTCGGACCGGGTGGCCGCGCGCCTCATGTTGGCCGGTGTGGCCCTGGCGTTTGGCCCTGGCCTGATCCTGTGGGTGATTCCCATCTTGATTGATGTCAATTCGCCGGCTGTCAACGTTGTGGCGTTTGCCACGCTGGTTTTGCCGGTGCTGCCCCTGTTCTACACCTATGCTGCCTACAAGCATCGCCTGGGCACCCTGGAGTTTCGCGCCAACCGGCTCTTGAGCACCTACAGCTTCATTTCGCTGTACGGCACGGCGTTTCTGTTCATCTTTTCGATCCTGGGGCGCTGGCTGCGCCTCAGCACCAATGCCCTGCTGGCCTACCTCGTCTTCTCGGCCATTTTTGTCATCGCGGCCTTGCCGCTGCGCCAGCGTTTTGTACGCCTCGTGGATCGTCTGGCCTACGGCACTGCCCATGACCCGGACGATCTGATTCGCGCCTTCGCCAATCGCATCCCCCAGGCGCTGACGCCTGAGGATTTGGTACAACTGCTGGTGCGCGAAGTGATGCCCAGCCTCCTGATCCGCCAATCGGCCCTGGTTGCCATCCCGCGCGATGGGCCGCCCGCGCAGAGCAACGTCAATGTCGAACTCGTCTATGCCGAGAATGTCGCCGTGCCTGGCCAGTGGTCGCTGTCCACCCTGGACGATGTGTTGGCCGACGCGGGGCGTTACCGCTTCCGTGAAGCCACTGAATCAGTGCAGGTTCTGGGTTGGGTCAGGCTGGCAGTGACGCTGGCGATTGGGGAAAGGCGTCGCGGTATCTGGTTGTTGGGGGAGAGACACCCCGACGATTTCTACCCGCAGAAGGACATTGATCTGCTGACTACCCTGGGCAACCAGGTGGGCATGGCGTTGCACACCGCCAGTCTACTCTCGGAGAGCCGGCGTTTTGCGCAAGATCTGAAGGCGCTGCACTCGGTCAGCAGCGTGGTGGCCAGCTCGCTGCAGCCGCAGGAGGTTTACAAGCGCACGGTCGAGACGCTGGCGCAGGTCTTCGGTTACAGCTTCGTCAGCATCTATCGTGCCGAGGGCGAGCGTCTGCATCTGCAATACCAGGTGGGGTATGACCCGCAGCACCTGATCCAGGAGCTGCCGCTGACGACCGGGGTGATGGCGCGGGCCGTGCGCAGCGGGCAACCCCAGTTTGTGCAAGATGTAAGCCTGGATCACGATTTCCAGCGTGAGTCGCCCACGTTGGTCTCGGAGATTGCCGTTCCGGTGCGCAGCGCCGACCAGGTGGTGGGCGTCATCAATGTCGAGTCCGCGGCGCCCGGTCAGTTGACCACCAATGACCTCGATCTGCTCTTGATTCTGGCCAATCAACTGGCCATTGCCATCACCAACGCTGGCTTGTTCGACACCGTGGCACGCCAGGTGCAGCAGTTGGAGCTGCTGCGCGAGATCAGCCTGCACATGGCCAGCAGCCTCGACCTGAAACAGGTGTTAGACACCATCGCGGCGGCCGCGATGGCTCTGATGCGACCGGGCAACATTCACATCTTTCTGTACGACCAGGCGCAGGATCGCTTTACCTTTGGCCATGCCCTGTGGCAGGATGGCCGCCGCACCCCGGTGACGACGACCCTGCGGCCGCATGGCCTCAGCTACCAGGTCGTGCGCGGGGCCGCGCCGGTGGTCGTGGATCATGCCGATCACCATCCACTCTATGCCGATTGGGCCGACCGAGCGACTGTGCCCCAGTCTATTGCCGGCGTCCCGTTGATGCGGGCCGGCCGCGCCCTCGGTGTCTTCACCACCGCTTTTTTTGACCGCCAGACGATCGCCAGCCAGGATCAGCAGCTGCTCACCATGCTGGCCGACCAGGCTGCAGTGGCCGTGGACAACGCGCAGCTCCACGCCACCGCGCTGCGCCGCGTGCGCGAGTTCGAATCCCTGCGTCAGGTGGAGCTGGCGCTGGCGAGCAATCTCAATTTGCATCAGCTCTTGCAAACCATCGTGGCCCAGGTCATTGCCCTGGTGGATGCGCAGGGCGGGGGGCTTTACATCTATTTGCCTGAGCTTGATCAGCTTGAGTTACGCGTGTCACAGCAGCCGGCGTCCTGGCCAGGCGATTTTTCTGGGACGCGTTTACAGCGCCATGAAGGATTGGCCGGCGCCGTCCTGGCGTCCAACCAGATCATCATGACCAATGACTATCACGCCAACTTCAGCAGTACACCCTTTGCCGATGTGCCTGTTAGCTCGGTCCTGGGCGTGCCATTGACCTGGGGTAGTGAATTTTTGGGTGTCCTGACGATCTTCAACACCGATACGGGGCGTGCATTCAATCTGGACGATCAGCGCGTGGTGAGTCTGCTGTCCGGCCAGGTGGCTGTGGCCATCGTCAATGCCCGCCTGTATGAGGATGCCCGTTTGCGCGCCGAGAAATTGGCCGTGGCCTATGCCGAGCTCAAGCAGCTCGACCGCCTGAAAGACGAGTTCGTGCAAACGGTTTCGCACGAACTGCGCACGCCCTTGACCTTCGTGTGCGGCTATGTGGACCTGCTGTTGGAAGACGTGATGGGTACACTCAACCCGCAGCAGCGCGAGGCGCTCTCGATCGTGTCTGATCGCGCCGCCGCTACGGTGCGTCTGGTGAACGACATCATCAGTATGCAGCAGGCGGAGATGGAGCCGCGCCAGCCGCAGCCGGTTGACCTGGCCGACCTGGTGCAGACGTGCGGCGAAAGCGCGCGCATGACCGCGCTCAGTCATGGCATCGAGATGGAAGTGATGGTCGCCCCGAACTTGCCCCCGGTTCTGGGTGACGCCGATCGCTTGGGCGAGGTGCTCGATAACTTGCTTGCTAACGCCATCAAGTTCAGCCCCAACGGCGGCATCATCCGGGTGACGGCCGCGCCAGCGCTGGCCCGCCTGGGCGACGACGACGCACAGGCGGGCATCAAGGTCACAATCCAAGACCAGGGCATCGGCATCGCGGCCGACCAGCAGACGCGCATCTGGGAGCGGTTTTACCAGGTGGACAGCACCAAGACGCGGCGCTTTGGCGGCACCGGCCTGGGGCTGGCCATTGCCAAGCGGATCGTGGTCGCGCATGGCGGGGTGGTGGGGGTCGAGAGTCAATTGGGCGCCGGGAGTTCCTTCTGGTTCATCGTGCCTGCCTACCAGCCAGCGGGCTGA
- a CDS encoding S8 family serine peptidase, with the protein MLQTAVIYANKRQQRTLKGQVSSVLTTYADSMLVEVTAQQLERLTDDGYSIEVLDGIDEIDVGGEIIDTSVSPPSISTAAVGTRGVSAMDAVPHHYLVQFIGPIKDEWLQAVAEAGGTLREPLPSYAYVVELSEDAYETVHRLDFVRWIGYYEPSLRVSPDLRESLAEPVRRGVGPQGHDAATATRAFRGTVVAEPPVSEPLISTFTVSFFTPELLQAALPIIEALGGNLGETPDATTHVISVSFAPGTTDLQGKVLALASIHGVKSVDQFLLRQVRNNVAVRLMHVVEVAPPHAPGLTGKGEIVGVADTGLDSGEPDNIHPDFAGRVAAIQSWPISADYNSVILNKDGNDGPADLDSGHGTHVAGSILGSGAASASDTELIRGVAPEATLVFQAIEQGLEWTPAYRRAFQQRYGRAPAPFGLAGLPADLYAFFNKAYEAGVRIHNNSWGGGAYGAYDNFSEALDRFVWEHKDFVVVVAAGNDGADADRDGRVDPGSITPPATAKNCIAVGAAESTRSGLGYQATWGQLWPGYYPHDPICQDGTSDHEDDVAAFSSRGPTRDGRIKPDVIAPGTNIVSTRSHLLDGNHGWGDYPPLPHDYMVNGGTSMATPLTTGALALLRQFLRQQGRRNPSAALLKALLLHGADYRPYRYGTPAEGTPYDFEQGWGHVHVTNCVQPPAPRVISMYERTRGLTTGRSVRLAAVVADSSQPLKVTLAWSDYPGSAGQTASLVNDLDLIVTSPSGQNYHGNQFTAPFNRGFDRKNNVEMVLLAQPAPGRHLITVRAYNVARGPQDFALVWSGALG; encoded by the coding sequence ATGCTGCAAACAGCAGTCATTTACGCTAATAAGCGCCAGCAACGCACGCTCAAGGGCCAGGTTTCGTCGGTGCTGACCACCTATGCCGATTCGATGCTGGTTGAAGTGACCGCCCAGCAGCTCGAGCGGTTGACAGACGACGGTTATTCCATCGAGGTGTTGGACGGCATTGATGAGATTGATGTCGGCGGGGAGATCATTGATACCTCTGTCTCCCCGCCGTCCATCTCGACCGCGGCCGTTGGCACACGCGGCGTATCAGCGATGGACGCGGTGCCGCACCATTACCTGGTGCAGTTCATCGGCCCCATCAAGGATGAGTGGCTGCAAGCCGTGGCCGAGGCGGGCGGCACCTTGCGTGAACCGCTGCCCTCGTATGCCTACGTGGTCGAGCTGTCCGAGGACGCGTACGAAACCGTACACCGTCTTGATTTTGTGCGCTGGATCGGCTATTACGAGCCTAGCCTACGGGTATCGCCCGACCTGCGCGAGAGCCTGGCGGAGCCGGTACGCCGCGGTGTGGGGCCGCAGGGACATGACGCCGCCACGGCCACCAGGGCGTTCAGGGGGACGGTCGTGGCCGAGCCGCCGGTGTCGGAGCCGCTCATCAGCACGTTCACCGTGAGCTTCTTTACGCCAGAATTGCTGCAAGCTGCGCTGCCGATCATCGAGGCCCTGGGGGGCAACCTGGGTGAAACGCCTGACGCCACCACGCACGTGATCAGCGTTTCGTTTGCACCGGGCACGACCGATCTGCAGGGGAAGGTGCTGGCCCTGGCCAGTATCCATGGCGTCAAATCGGTGGATCAGTTCTTGCTGCGACAGGTGCGTAACAACGTGGCCGTCCGCCTGATGCACGTGGTGGAGGTGGCGCCGCCGCACGCGCCGGGGTTGACCGGCAAAGGCGAGATCGTCGGCGTTGCCGACACCGGGCTTGATTCCGGGGAACCGGACAACATCCACCCCGATTTCGCCGGTCGCGTGGCTGCCATTCAGAGCTGGCCCATCTCGGCCGACTACAACAGCGTGATTCTGAACAAGGACGGTAATGATGGCCCGGCCGATCTCGATTCGGGGCACGGCACGCACGTGGCCGGTTCCATCCTCGGTTCCGGCGCGGCCTCGGCCAGCGACACTGAACTGATCCGCGGTGTTGCCCCCGAGGCAACCCTGGTCTTTCAGGCTATCGAACAGGGTCTGGAGTGGACGCCCGCCTACCGTCGGGCCTTTCAACAGCGCTACGGAAGGGCCCCCGCCCCTTTTGGACTCGCCGGACTGCCGGCTGACCTCTACGCCTTCTTCAACAAAGCTTACGAGGCTGGTGTCCGGATTCACAACAACAGTTGGGGCGGCGGCGCCTACGGCGCGTATGACAACTTCTCGGAAGCGCTCGACCGCTTCGTCTGGGAGCACAAAGATTTCGTGGTAGTCGTCGCAGCCGGCAATGATGGCGCCGACGCCGATCGCGATGGCAGGGTTGACCCGGGCAGCATTACGCCGCCGGCAACTGCCAAAAACTGCATCGCCGTGGGCGCGGCCGAAAGCACACGCAGCGGGTTGGGCTACCAGGCCACCTGGGGTCAGTTGTGGCCCGGTTACTATCCGCACGATCCGATCTGCCAGGACGGAACCAGCGATCACGAGGATGACGTAGCCGCGTTCAGCAGCCGCGGCCCCACCCGCGATGGACGCATCAAGCCAGATGTGATTGCACCCGGCACCAATATCGTCTCCACCCGCTCCCATCTGCTGGACGGCAACCACGGCTGGGGCGACTATCCGCCACTGCCGCACGATTACATGGTGAATGGCGGGACCAGCATGGCGACGCCGCTCACGACCGGCGCGCTGGCCTTACTGCGCCAATTTCTGCGCCAGCAGGGGCGCCGCAATCCCAGCGCGGCCCTGCTCAAAGCCCTACTGCTGCACGGCGCTGACTACCGCCCCTACCGCTACGGAACGCCCGCGGAGGGCACGCCCTATGATTTCGAACAGGGTTGGGGCCATGTGCATGTGACGAACTGTGTGCAACCGCCAGCCCCGCGCGTCATCAGTATGTACGAACGCACCCGCGGCCTGACCACGGGCCGTTCGGTGCGCCTGGCAGCCGTCGTCGCTGACAGCAGCCAGCCGCTCAAGGTGACGCTCGCCTGGAGCGACTACCCTGGTTCGGCCGGTCAAACCGCGAGCCTGGTGAACGACCTCGATCTGATTGTCACCTCGCCAAGCGGCCAAAACTATCATGGCAATCAGTTCACGGCCCCCTTCAACCGCGGCTTCGACCGCAAGAACAACGTGGAGATGGTGCTGCTCGCACAGCCGGCGCCTGGCCGCCACCTGATCACCGTGCGCGCCTACAACGTGGCCCGCGGTCCGCAGGACTTTGCGCTGGTCTGGTCGGGCGCGCTGGGCTGA